In Arachis stenosperma cultivar V10309 chromosome 1, arast.V10309.gnm1.PFL2, whole genome shotgun sequence, one DNA window encodes the following:
- the LOC130982146 gene encoding uncharacterized protein LOC130982146, with product MITISDERSVEKVHTQIEHLQDIPKEKHEERNHAPHPTRREELKEGETLNPYALFPQRLKGGVARRMYSRFLDMFASLDVNILFIKALHQMPSYIKYIKELLAKKSSLKGGQTIVMNRECSALIQTKPPIKKNDPGSFQIPCAIGKTMIDKGLCDLGASINLMPLFLMKKLQINELIPTDVIIKLADKTQKQAIGVVENVLVKFGNYFLP from the coding sequence ATGATCACTATAAGTGATGAGAGGAGTGTAGAGAAAGTGCACACACAAATAGAACACCTCCAAGACATTCCAAAGGAAAAGCATGAAGAAAGGAACCACGCACCCCATCCCACACGCAGGGAGGAGCTAAAGGAAGGAGAGACCCTGAACCCATATGCACTCTTTCCCCAAAGGCTCAAAGGTGGTGTAGCGAGGAGAATGTATTCAAGGTTCCTCGACATGTTCgcatctcttgatgtaaatatTCTATTCATTAAGGCCCTTCATCAGATGCCTTCCTACATCAAGTACATAAAGGAGCTACTGGCCAAAAAGAGTTCACTGAAGGGTGGGCAAACAATAGTGATGAACAGGGAGtgcagtgctctcattcaaaCAAAGCCACCTATCAAGAAAAAtgatccagggagttttcaaATTCCATGTGCTATAGGAAAGACAATGATTGATAAGGGGCtctgtgacctgggagcaagtatcaacctgatgCCTCTATTCCtcatgaaaaagcttcaaatcaatGAGCTGATACCCACAGACGTGATCATCaaattggctgacaaaactcaaaaacaggcGATAGGAGTGGTTGAAAACGTGTTAGTAAAATTTGGGAACTACTTCCTCCCATAG